The sequence below is a genomic window from Haloferax mediterranei ATCC 33500.
AGAACTCATCGAGGCGCTTCGTGACGCCGACGCGGTTCAGTTCGGCGAGTTCGAACTCTCCCACGGCGGCACGAGCAACTACTACGTCGACAAGTACCTCTTCGAAACCGACCCGCGGTGTCTGAAACTCATCGCCGAGGCGTTCGCGGAACTCGTCGAAGGCGACGAGAAACTCGCCGGCGTCGCACTCGGAGCCGTTCCGCTTGTGGCCGCGACGGCCGTCGAAACGGAGAAACCCTACGTCATCGCTCGGAAGAAGGCCAAAGAGTACGGCACGGCGAAGCGAATCGAAGGCGCGCTCGAAGACGGCGAAGAAGTCGTCGTCCTCGAAGATATCGCAACGACGGGCCAGAGCGCAGTCGACGCCGTCGAGGCGCTCCGCGATGCGGGCGCGGTCGTCGACCGCGTCATCGTCGTTGTCGACCGTCAAGAGGGCGCAGACGAACTATTGGCCGAACACGACATCGAACTGCAGTCGCTTCTTACTGCCGAAGACTTGCTCGCCGACGCCGACAACTAATACACGCTTGTGACTAATTCGCGTGCAATCTGCAATCGAAGTATTCATTTTTGTGCAAGCTCGAAGGCGAAGGCATGAACAGAGCAGAGAAGGCCGCACTCCAGTTGCAGGCCGTTTCCGTACTCCGGATGCTCAAAGAGACCCGGACGTACGACGAACTGGCCGAAC
It includes:
- the pyrE gene encoding orotate phosphoribosyltransferase — translated: MANTELIEALRDADAVQFGEFELSHGGTSNYYVDKYLFETDPRCLKLIAEAFAELVEGDEKLAGVALGAVPLVAATAVETEKPYVIARKKAKEYGTAKRIEGALEDGEEVVVLEDIATTGQSAVDAVEALRDAGAVVDRVIVVVDRQEGADELLAEHDIELQSLLTAEDLLADADN